In Vitis vinifera cultivar Pinot Noir 40024 chromosome 17, ASM3070453v1, one genomic interval encodes:
- the LOC100265628 gene encoding flavonol sulfotransferase-like: protein MATVHPPEKSLVREDEDDKEKARKRNNEIISSLGKEEGWMEEYTYEYQGFWYPSVTLVEGVMWVQQNFKPRHEDILLVTLPKSGTTWFKPLMFAVMNRTHFDLSTHPILTTSPHDLVPFLELYLSHKIPFPNPDTFYPPQLFQTHIPFTSLSQYVMESQCRIVYICRNPKDVFVSTFYFLEKVRDKKLTPLSLEKAFERFCKGVSLYGPFWDHVLGYWKASLEVPDRVLFLKYEDMKRDSSFHLKRLAEFMGYPFSVEEEKQGVAHDILELCSFENLRNLKVNKTGKIITSNNNQVENHRFFRKGEVGDWKRHLTAEMEDGLNKLIEQKLAGSGLAFRDSSEA, encoded by the coding sequence ATGGCCACTGTTCACCCTCCTGAGAAATCTTTGGTGCGGGAGGATGAAGATGACAAAGAGAAGGCCAGAAAAAGAAACAATGAGATCATATCAAGCCTTGGAAAAGAAGAAGGCTGGATGGAAGAGTATACGTATGAATACCAAGGTTTTTGGTACCCTTCAGTTACTCTAGTAGAAGGAGTCATGTGGGTGCAGCAAAACTTCAAGCCGCGCCATGAAGATATTCTTCTGGTCACCCTTCCCAAATCTGGCACAACATGGTTCAAACCTCTCATGTTTGCTGTCATGAACCGAACCCACTTTGATCTCTCAACACACCCTATTCTCACCACCAGTCCCCATGATCTTGTTCCCTTCTTGGAACTGTACCTCAGCCACAAGATCCCCTTCCCAAATCCGGATACTTTCTATCCACCTCAACTCTTCCAGACCCACATCCCTTTTACTTCATTATCACAATATGTAATGGAATCTCAGTGTCGAATTGTCTATATTTGCCGAAATCCGAAAGATGTGTTTGTTTCTACATTTTACTTCCTAGAGAAAGTGAGAGATAAGAAGTTAACACCCCTTTCACTTGAGAAGGCATTTGAGCGGTTCTGTAAAGGGGTCTCTCTGTATGGACCCTTCTGGGATCATGTATTAGGGTACTGGAAGGCAAGCTTGGAAGTGCCTGACAGGGTGCTGTTCTTGAAATACGAAGATATGAAGAGGGACTCCTCTTTTCATCTCAAAAGATTGGCAGAATTCATGGGCTACCCTTTCTCTGTAGAGGAAGAAAAACAAGGAGTGGCGCATGACATTCTAGAGCTGTGCAGTTTCGAGAACCTAAGGAATTTGAAGGTGAACAAGACaggaaaaataattacaagtaaCAATAATCAAGTGGAGAATCATAGATTTTTCAGGAAAGGTGAGGTTGGAGACTGGAAGAGACATCTAACAGCTGAGATGGAGGACGGCCTTAACAAGCTGATTGAGCAAAAGTTGGCTGGTTCTGGTTTGGCATTCCGTGACTCCTCCGAGGCATGA
- the LOC100267350 gene encoding flavonol 4'-sulfotransferase-like, which translates to MIPVYARSQSDCSPSCVGSCTVANLQLQVVSSVVALGSNGGGVQGNFWCLVPMAVKNKNKNNKVMIEKEASKDTERSYQPFQKKRDGLRSICINTKAVGTGDNNSAIRLSFEEAFEQYCKGFSPYGPFWDHILGYWKANSKWPERVLLLKYEDMKRDSSFHLKRIAEFIGQPFSSEEEKQGLVHEIIKLCSFESLSNMKVNKTGTFRAGYLTVDKNSFFRKGEVGDWKNHLTAEMAERLDKITERNLDGCDFSFDDSKDT; encoded by the exons ATGATACCTGTCTACGCCCGCTCACAGTCAGATTGCTCCCCCTCCTGTGTTGGGTCTTGCACGGTTGCAAATTTGCAATTGCAGGTGGTGTCGTCTGTTGTGGCTCTTGGCAGCAATGGTGGTGGCGTGCAAGG AAACTTCTGGTGCCTGGTACCAATGGCGGTGaagaacaagaacaagaacaacaaagtcATGATAGAGAAAGAAGCTTCGAAAGATACAGAGAGGTCATATCAACCCTTCCAAAAGAAAAGGGATGGACTACGGAGCATTTGTATCAATACCAAGGCTGTTGGTACC GGAGACAACAACTCTGCAATACGCCTCTCGTTTGAAGAGGCGTTTGAACAGTACTGTAAAGGATTTTCTCCATACGGACCCTTCTGGGATCATATACTAGGGTATTGGAAGGCAAACTCAAAATGGCCAGAGAGGGTACTCTTATTGAAATATGAAGATATGAAGAGGGATTCCTCATTTCATCTCAAGAGGATAGCAGAGTTCATCGGTCAACCCTTCTCTTCAGAGGAAGAAAAACAGGGTTTGGTGcatgaaattataaaattgtgtAGTTTTGAGAGTCTAAGTAATATGAAGGTTAACAAGACTGGAACCTTCCGAGCAGGCTACCTGACCGTGGATAAGAATTCGTTCTTTAGGAAAGGTGAGGTTGGAGACTGGAAGAATCATCTTACAGCAGAGATGGCCGAGCGCCTGGACAAGATCACTGAGCGAAATTTGGATGGTTGTGATTTCTCATTCGATGATTCCAAGGACACATGA